One stretch of Deltaproteobacteria bacterium DNA includes these proteins:
- a CDS encoding methyltransferase — protein sequence MLQTSERNSQIESVQSTLNYIVPDGEKPVTMSNLPGEARVTSNTGKYQAHPVTILNGRLVGGFALDKEGFMLVNHETKMKDFYDEDEVKRVYYPEIEQLVKRSTGAARVLVFDHTLRAENDSVREEKFASRPVRSVHNDYTEWSGPQRVRDLLPKEEAEALIQKRFSVIQVWRPVRNPVLSAPLAIADSQRIAAKDLIGTERRYPDRVGEIYHLCYNPEHRWFYFPNMQTDEAIVFKCYDSMKDGRARWSAHAAFDDPNSPANAPARESIEMRTLAFFD from the coding sequence ATGTTGCAAACCAGCGAAAGAAATTCACAGATCGAATCGGTGCAATCGACTTTAAACTACATCGTCCCAGACGGTGAAAAACCGGTGACTATGTCCAACTTGCCGGGCGAAGCGCGGGTGACTAGCAACACTGGAAAATATCAGGCCCATCCAGTGACGATCCTGAACGGACGTCTGGTTGGCGGGTTCGCTTTGGACAAAGAAGGTTTCATGTTGGTCAATCATGAAACTAAGATGAAAGATTTTTACGATGAGGACGAGGTGAAACGGGTTTACTATCCGGAGATCGAACAGCTAGTGAAACGGTCCACCGGCGCGGCGCGGGTGTTGGTCTTCGACCATACGCTGCGGGCGGAAAATGATTCGGTGCGCGAGGAGAAATTCGCCAGCCGGCCGGTGCGCAGCGTGCACAACGATTATACCGAGTGGTCCGGGCCGCAGCGGGTGCGCGATTTATTGCCGAAAGAAGAAGCCGAAGCGCTAATCCAAAAACGTTTCAGTGTGATTCAAGTGTGGCGGCCGGTGCGTAACCCGGTGCTCTCGGCGCCGCTGGCGATCGCCGATTCGCAGAGGATCGCGGCGAAAGATTTGATCGGCACCGAACGGCGTTATCCAGATCGCGTCGGTGAGATTTATCATTTATGCTACAACCCCGAGCATCGCTGGTTTTATTTTCCCAACATGCAGACCGACGAAGCGATCGTCTTCAAATGCTACGACTCGATGAAAGACGGCCGCGCCCGCTGGTCGGCTCACGCCGCCTTCGACGATCCCAACAGCCCGGCCAACGCACCGGCGCGCGAAAGCATCGAAATGCGCACGCTGGCGTTCTTCGACTGA
- a CDS encoding aminopeptidase P family protein: MFYPDLTRFGVDMERLKRERLARLQSVMQQQGLGALLLTDFLNVRYATNTVMMLGLRATGIQRFALIPAQGEPIICQRQLSRKSDYRSLRFDAYMFAMRPPIATQDFVDQAVAGLKELGAAGERVGVDYLNLSAVDGLKAAGINLVDGCPAIHQARMIKTTDEIQLIRWTTKAKAKGYDLVRAELRKADPPEDKLSRIMLDYLMDCGFEAGSEFISIYDSSTIDSRPHNEPMGADLVVKEGDLVICDATVAGPGGYYSDFARTFSRGAPTAETKQRYKEAFHSLQEAIKLVKPGSCAEAFDRFGKGATKRIAGFDGFHGVGLCIYESPWLRGGDPEKYMISLEENMIVACEINHYPVKLEHLLRVTKDGAEILSEYPVDPELVPA; the protein is encoded by the coding sequence ATGTTCTATCCCGATCTCACCCGCTTCGGCGTCGACATGGAGCGCTTGAAGCGCGAACGCTTGGCGCGCTTGCAGAGCGTCATGCAGCAACAAGGTTTGGGCGCGCTGCTGCTCACCGATTTTCTTAACGTACGCTATGCGACGAATACCGTCATGATGCTCGGTCTGCGCGCCACCGGCATTCAACGCTTCGCGTTGATTCCGGCCCAAGGCGAACCGATCATTTGCCAGCGCCAACTATCGCGCAAGAGCGATTATCGCAGCCTGCGCTTCGACGCCTACATGTTCGCCATGCGCCCGCCCATCGCGACCCAGGACTTCGTCGATCAAGCGGTGGCGGGATTGAAGGAATTGGGCGCTGCCGGTGAGCGCGTCGGCGTCGATTATTTAAATCTATCGGCGGTCGACGGCTTGAAAGCGGCGGGGATTAATTTAGTCGACGGCTGCCCAGCGATCCATCAAGCGCGCATGATTAAAACCACCGACGAAATCCAACTGATCCGCTGGACCACCAAAGCCAAGGCCAAAGGCTACGATCTCGTCCGCGCGGAACTACGCAAAGCCGATCCGCCGGAAGATAAGTTGAGCCGCATCATGCTCGATTATTTAATGGATTGTGGCTTCGAAGCCGGCAGCGAATTTATTTCGATCTACGATTCGTCGACCATCGACTCGCGGCCGCACAACGAACCGATGGGCGCCGATCTGGTGGTCAAAGAAGGCGATCTCGTCATCTGCGACGCCACCGTCGCCGGCCCAGGCGGTTATTACAGCGACTTCGCGCGCACCTTCAGCCGCGGCGCGCCGACGGCGGAAACCAAACAGCGCTACAAAGAAGCCTTTCACTCACTGCAAGAAGCGATAAAATTAGTGAAGCCCGGCTCCTGCGCCGAGGCCTTCGATCGCTTCGGCAAAGGCGCGACTAAAAGAATCGCCGGCTTCGACGGCTTCCACGGCGTCGGCCTGTGCATCTATGAATCCCCCTGGCTGCGCGGCGGCGATCCCGAGAAATACATGATCTCGCTCGAAGAAAACATGATCGTCGCCTGCGAGATCAATCACTACCCGGTAAAACTCGAACACCTGCTGCGCGTCACCAAAGACGGCGCCGAAATCCTGTCAGAGTACCCGGTCGATCCAGAGCTAGTGCCGGCGTAG
- a CDS encoding extracellular solute-binding protein codes for MIYAQGRGAVVAQALNVLVIENFGGAVFFRFQTIIIAIFFFAGVPTLVFAQGKKPVTLSELVAYTGADREQILVAGAKAEGKVSWYTSLAGSSYKELAQGFEKKYGVKCEVYRAASNEIQARITNEAKARQYIVDTIETTLPLLKSLREDGLLAVYTSPHLLKYPAHAKERAGNGLYYWGVNRESFIGVGFNPGLIPAAAVPKKFDGLLNPQLKGKMGITTSETGVRMMGAILKFKGEAFANKLKAQEISLHSVSGRAIADMAISGEVPISPSIFRDHAMESKLKGAPINWVAMEGVPTNAGATSIIYQAPHPHAAVLMADFILSPEGQKILEDLQFGSPSKDFGFKRWYPEAGLNTDQYDREATKWQKALREVGKKS; via the coding sequence ATGATATACGCCCAGGGGCGGGGGGCGGTGGTCGCCCAGGCACTTAACGTACTTGTCATTGAAAATTTTGGAGGCGCGGTGTTTTTTCGCTTTCAAACAATTATTATCGCAATTTTCTTTTTCGCTGGCGTGCCAACTCTTGTTTTCGCTCAAGGCAAGAAGCCGGTGACGCTGTCCGAATTGGTCGCTTACACCGGCGCGGATCGCGAGCAGATTCTCGTCGCCGGCGCCAAGGCCGAGGGTAAAGTTTCTTGGTACACTTCTTTGGCGGGCAGCTCGTATAAGGAATTGGCCCAGGGGTTCGAGAAAAAGTACGGCGTCAAATGCGAAGTATACCGGGCCGCCAGCAACGAAATCCAAGCGCGAATTACCAACGAAGCCAAAGCGCGCCAATATATCGTCGACACCATCGAGACCACGCTGCCGCTGCTGAAAAGTTTGCGCGAAGATGGCTTACTGGCGGTTTATACTTCGCCGCACCTGCTCAAGTATCCCGCCCACGCCAAGGAGCGGGCCGGCAATGGGCTTTACTATTGGGGCGTCAATCGCGAGAGTTTTATCGGCGTCGGCTTCAATCCGGGTTTAATTCCCGCCGCCGCCGTGCCGAAAAAATTTGACGGCCTGCTCAACCCGCAACTCAAAGGTAAAATGGGCATCACCACCAGCGAGACCGGCGTGCGCATGATGGGGGCGATTCTCAAATTCAAAGGCGAAGCGTTCGCCAACAAACTCAAAGCCCAGGAGATCAGTCTGCATTCGGTTTCCGGCCGGGCAATCGCCGACATGGCGATCTCCGGCGAGGTGCCGATCTCGCCGTCGATCTTTCGCGATCACGCCATGGAATCGAAGTTGAAAGGCGCGCCGATCAACTGGGTGGCGATGGAAGGCGTGCCGACCAACGCCGGTGCGACTTCGATCATCTATCAAGCGCCCCATCCCCACGCGGCGGTGCTGATGGCGGATTTTATTCTCAGTCCCGAAGGACAGAAAATTCTCGAAGACTTGCAGTTTGGCAGCCCATCTAAAGATTTCGGCTTCAAACGTTGGTACCCTGAAGCGGGATTGAACACGGACCAGTACGATCGCGAAGCGACCAAGTGGCAGAAGGCGCTGCGGGAAGTCGGAAAGAAATCGTAA